A part of Oncorhynchus masou masou isolate Uvic2021 chromosome 21, UVic_Omas_1.1, whole genome shotgun sequence genomic DNA contains:
- the LOC135508460 gene encoding mitochondrial basic amino acids transporter-like isoform X3: MTGLYKGIGSPMMGLTFINAIVFGVQGNAMRRLGHDTPLNQFLAGASAGALQSVICCPMELAKTRMQLQGLGERKSKQKLYKNSLDCLVRIYRKEGFRGINRGMVTTLVRETPGFGIYFLTYDVLTRSLGCEPDDPYMILKLLFAGGMSGISSWISTYPVDVIKSRLQADGVGGHNKYNGIADCVRQSLKREGWRVFTHGLTSTLLRAFPVNATTFATVTLFLMYMRDDEGAVNDCEPQHAHSSVTVNQQQAQPSSL; the protein is encoded by the coding sequence ATGACGGGTCTGTACAAAGGCATTGGCTCCCCCATGATGGGTCTGACCTTCATCAACGCCATTGTGTTCGGTGTCCAGGGCAACGCCATGCGCAGGCTGGGCCACGACACGCCGCTCAACCAGTTCCTGGCCGGGGCGTCGGCGGGCGCGTTGCAGAGCGTCATTTGCTGCCCCATGGAGCTGGCCAAGACGCGCATGCAGCTGCAGGGGTTGGGTGAGAGGAAGTCCAAGCAGAAGCTGTACAAGAACTCTCTGGACTGCCTGGTGCGCATCTACCGGAAGGAGGGCTTCCGCGGTATCAACCGGGGTATGGTGACCACGCTAGTCCGCGAGACACCGGGTTTCGGGATCTACTTCCTTACCTACGATGTACTGACGCGCTCTCTGGGCTGCGAACCCGATGACCCCTACATGATCCTCAAGTTGCTGTTTGCCGGAGGCATGTCGGGCATTTCCTCGTGGATCTCCACCTACCCTGTGGACGTCATAAAGTCCCGGCTCCAGGCGGACGGCGTGGGCGGCCACAACAAGTACAATGGCATCGCTGACTGTGTGCGTCAGAGCCTGAAGCGGGAGGGCTGGCGGGTGTTCACGCACGGCCTCACCTCCACGCTGCTCCGTGCGTTCCCTGTCAACGCCACAACCTTCGCCACCGTGACTTTGTTCCTCATGTATATGCGAGACGATGAGGGCGCCGTCAATGACTGCGAGCCCCAGCATGCCCACTCCTCTGTCACTGTGAACCAACAGCAGGCCCAGCCCTCAAGCTTGTGA